The genomic region GCCTGATGTTGTGCGCGAATCCCGGGCGGGACGACATCAAGCTGGCGGTTCTGCTGGAACAGCGCGCGATCGCCTTCGCCAAGCTGGCAGTTGCGACTGAGGATTTCCAGCTCATCGCCAGTGCGGGCCGCGCCGCTCTGCAGGTTGACGACCACGGCGAGGGTGTCGCCGAGCGGTTCCAGTGCCATGCAGATGGCGTCGATGGTGGCGTGGCTGCGCTGCTCGTTGCGCTCGACGATGGCAAACAGGTTGGTACGGTCAACCCACACCACCGAACGCACGCCGGGCACGGTGCGGGCAGTCGCGCGGGCGGCCTCGGGGTCGATGCGACGGGAAGTGTCGGGCACCTTCATCGAACGCATCATGTCGGTGTGCAGGGCGGTGAACTGGCGCTGCACGGCTTCCTGATCGCCGGTCATGGCGGCGCCGCGCAAGGCGGCCAGGCGGGCGGCGGTTTCGATGGGATCGAGGGGCTGGCCGGCCTGTTGGGGACGCTGTGGCTCGGGCGCCTGGCTGCAAGCCGACAGCAGGATCAGCGCCCATGGCATCCACCCGACTTTGATGCTGGGTCGCATTCGCCCGCCCCCCTTCCTGCGAGGGCTTGAGGATACGGCATGAAGGTCTCCGGGAAGCCGCCCGGTTTCCCCCGCCGCGGACCATGGTATAACATGAGTTATAACCAAGGAGGCCCCGCATGAAGCTCAAGATCACCACCATCGGTAATTCCGCCGGCGTCATCCTGCCCAAGGAGTTGCTGGCGCGGCTGCGGCTGGAAAAAGGCGATGCGCTGTATGCGCTGGAGACGCCGGACGGGATCCGGCTGACGACGTTCGATCCGGAGTTGGCGGCCCAGTTGGAGGTCGCGGAACGGATCATGCGCGAAGACCGCACTGTGCTCCACAAGCTCGCCCGGTAAGCGGAGGAATCAAGGATGATCATCTGGATCACCGAGGCTCTGGCGCGGGCCATCCACGAGCGCCAGTTGGCGGAGCATGGCGGCGGATCGGGTGTGCGCGACGAGGGCCTGCTGAAGTCCGCCCTCGCCCGCCCGTTGCAGGCGCACAGCTATGGCGACCCGCCCCCCGATCTGGCCGACCTGGCCGCGGCGTTGGCCCACGGCCTGGCCCGCAACCATCCGTTCGTCGATGGCAACAAGCGCACCGCCCATGTCTGTTACCGGGTGTTCCTCGCGCTCAACGGCGCCGAGTTGGACGCAAGCGACGAGGACAAGTACCTGAAGATGCTCGCACTCGCCGAAGGCTCCCTCGACGAGGCCGGCTTCGCCGATTGGCTGCGCGGCCACGTGCGCACCGCTACGCCGCGGGTGCAGGAGCCCGCGGCGGACTACCCGGCGAAATAAGGCTTTCCTCAGCGCCGCGTCACGCCGAGCAACGCGCGCTCCTCATCCAGCAGCACAATGCTGCCCCGCTCCTTCGCGCTCAGTTCGCCGTCGGGGATGTCATGCAACCAGGGCAGAGGGACGCCACCTGGGGCGGACGGGGGCTGAACCCTTGCCCGGCCTTCGCTACGAAAGGCCGGGGCCCGGGCGGCGGAGCACGACGAGGTACACCGCCACCGCCCACACACTTGCAGCGGCCCAGCCGGCGAGGATGTCGGAGGGGTAATGCACGCCCAGGTAGGGGCGCGACAGGCCGACGAGGATGGCGAAGGCCGCCGCTGCGGCCAGCACCGGCCAGCGCCAGCGGGTGGGCCAGGCCAGCAACACCAATACCCAGGCCAGGGTCATCGAACCCATCGCATGGCCGCTGGGAAAGCTGAAATTGTGCTCGGGCGCGATCGACTCCCACAGCGCCGGGCGCTCGCGGGCGAACAGCGGCTTGGCGGTGAGGTTGAGCAGCGCCGAACCGCCTGATGCGATGGCAACGAACAACGCCTCGCGCAACCGGCGGCGCCAGCCCAGCCACAGGGTCAGCGCGATGTTGAACGGCACCACGAAATAGAGGTACCCGGCCTGACTGATGGCGAGGAAGACGCGGTCGAGCGCAGGCGTGTGCAGGCCTTGCAGGGCGAGCAGCAGGGGTTCGTCGAAGGCCGGCGTGCCCTGCATGCCTATCAAAGCGGCCAGCATGGCGAAGACCGCCAGCGGCAGCAGCAGGCCGGTGAGGATCAGTCCCGCTGCGGATGGGCGGGTGGAACGTTCGTGGGGCATGTCGGGCTGATGGGTGGACAGGATCAGGCACCGAACTTGCGTTCGACGTAGTGGTCGATCAGCTCGACGAACTCGTGGGCGATGTTCTCGCCGCGCAGGGTCACGGTCTTTTCGCCGTCCTCGAACACCGGCGCCGACGGCGCCTCACCGGTGCCCGGCAGCGAGATGCCGATGTTGGCGTGGCGCGATTCGCCGGGGCCGTTGACCACGCAGCCCATCACCGCGAGGGTCAGGTTCTCGGCGCCGGGATGGGTGACCTTCCATTCGGGCATCTTCGCGCGCACGTGCGCCTGCACCTTCTGTGCGAGCTCCTGGAAGAAGGTGCTGGTGGTGCGGCCACAGCCCGGGCAGGCGGTGACCATCGGGGTGAACGCGCGCAGGCCCAGGGTCTGCAGCAGCTCCTGCGCGACCACGACCTCGTTGCTGCGTGCCTGTCCGGGCTCGGGGGTGAGCGAGATGCGGATGGTGTCGCCGATGCCTTCCTGCATCAGCACGGCGAGCGCGGCGCTCGACGCGACGATGCCCTTGCTACCGATGCCGGCCTCGGTCAGTCCCAGGTGCAACGCGTGGTCACCGCGGCGGGCGAGCTCGCGGTAGACGGCGATCAGTTCCTGCACGCCGCTGACCTTGGCGCTGAGGATGATGCGGTCGGCCGGCAGACCGATCTCCTCGGCGCGCGCGGCCGAGTCCAGTGCCGAGCGGATCAGCGCCTCGCGCAACACCTCGCTGGCCTCCTTCGGCTGCGGCAGCAGGTGGTTCTCGTCCATCAAGCGTGTCGCCAGCGCCTGGTCGAGCGAGCCCCAGTTGGCGCCGATGCGCACCGGCTTGCCGTGCTTGATCGCCAGTTCGATCAGGGTGGCGAACTGGCTGTCCTTCTTCTTGCCGAAACCGACGTTGCCGGGGTTGATGCGGTACTTGGCCAGCGCCTCGGCGCAGGCCGGCTCGGCGGTGAGCAGCTGGTGACCGTTGTAGTGGAAGTCGCCGATGATCGGCACCTCCACGCCCATCATCGCCAGCTTGTCGACGATGCGCGGCACTGCGGCGGCGGCCTCGGCGGTGTTGACGGTCACCCGCACCAGCTCGGAACCGGCGCGCCACAGTTCGGCCACCTGCTTGACGGTGGAGGCGACGTCGGCGGTGTCGGTGTTGGTCATCGACTGCACCACCACCGGCGCACCGCCGCCGACCTGCACCTTGCCGACGGTCACGCCGCGGGTGTCGCGGCGCGGCGCGGCGCCGAAAGCAGGAGTGGCGCAAGGCGGGGGGCTGTTCATGGGGACTGCAGGCTGGGGCATCCGCCT from Lysobacter alkalisoli harbors:
- a CDS encoding AbrB/MazE/SpoVT family DNA-binding domain-containing protein gives rise to the protein MKLKITTIGNSAGVILPKELLARLRLEKGDALYALETPDGIRLTTFDPELAAQLEVAERIMREDRTVLHKLAR
- a CDS encoding type II toxin-antitoxin system death-on-curing family toxin; protein product: MIIWITEALARAIHERQLAEHGGGSGVRDEGLLKSALARPLQAHSYGDPPPDLADLAAALAHGLARNHPFVDGNKRTAHVCYRVFLALNGAELDASDEDKYLKMLALAEGSLDEAGFADWLRGHVRTATPRVQEPAADYPAK
- a CDS encoding phosphatase PAP2 family protein, coding for MPHERSTRPSAAGLILTGLLLPLAVFAMLAALIGMQGTPAFDEPLLLALQGLHTPALDRVFLAISQAGYLYFVVPFNIALTLWLGWRRRLREALFVAIASGGSALLNLTAKPLFARERPALWESIAPEHNFSFPSGHAMGSMTLAWVLVLLAWPTRWRWPVLAAAAAFAILVGLSRPYLGVHYPSDILAGWAAASVWAVAVYLVVLRRPGPGLS
- the ispG gene encoding flavodoxin-dependent (E)-4-hydroxy-3-methylbut-2-enyl-diphosphate synthase produces the protein MNSPPPCATPAFGAAPRRDTRGVTVGKVQVGGGAPVVVQSMTNTDTADVASTVKQVAELWRAGSELVRVTVNTAEAAAAVPRIVDKLAMMGVEVPIIGDFHYNGHQLLTAEPACAEALAKYRINPGNVGFGKKKDSQFATLIELAIKHGKPVRIGANWGSLDQALATRLMDENHLLPQPKEASEVLREALIRSALDSAARAEEIGLPADRIILSAKVSGVQELIAVYRELARRGDHALHLGLTEAGIGSKGIVASSAALAVLMQEGIGDTIRISLTPEPGQARSNEVVVAQELLQTLGLRAFTPMVTACPGCGRTTSTFFQELAQKVQAHVRAKMPEWKVTHPGAENLTLAVMGCVVNGPGESRHANIGISLPGTGEAPSAPVFEDGEKTVTLRGENIAHEFVELIDHYVERKFGA